In the genome of Mixta calida, the window GGTGCTGCTGGCGCCTTCGGCCCACGATAAAGGGCTGGAGCTGACCATCAACGTGCAGGGCGAAGTACCGGACAACGTGATTGGCGATCCGCTGCGCCTGCAACAGATTCTCACCAACCTGATCGGCAACGCGGTGAAGTTCACCGAGCGCGGTAATATCGATATTCGCGTGGAAAAGCGCAGCCTGAGCAACAGCAGCGTCGAGCTGGAAGTGCAGGTGCACGATACCGGCATCGGCATCGCGGAAAAACAGCAGTCGCAGCTGTTTCAGGCGTTCCGCCAGGCGGACGCCAGCATCTCCCGTCGTCACGGCGGCACCGGGCTGGGTCTGGTGATTACGCAAAAACTGGTGAATGAGATGGGCGGCGAAATCGCCTTCCACAGCCGCCTTAATCAGGGATCGACCTTCTGGTTCCACGTCAGTCTGGCGCTGAACCCTAACGCCGCCAGCGATCCGCGCGCGCTGGACGGGCTGCGCGGCAAACGCCTCGCCTACATCGAAGCCAACCCGGCGGCGGCGCAGGCGACGCTGGATATGCTCGGCTCCACGCCGTTGCAGGTCAGCTACAGCCTGACGCTCGAAGGATTGACCTACGCGCGCTACGATATGCTGCTGGTCGGGATACCGATTAGTCAGCGCACCGATAACGTGCTGTCGCAGGCCTATATCAACAGCCTGAAGGCGCGCGCCGACTGCGTGATCGTCGCGCTGCCCAGCCAGATGCAGTTGCAGGCGGAGCTGCTGAAAACGCGCGGCATCGACGCCTGCCTGAGCAAGCCGGTAACGCGCACGCGCCTGCTGCCGATTATGCTCGATTTGCACGCGCGCAAACTCTACGATCTGCCGGTACGCGCTCGTCTGCCGCTGTCGGTGATGGCGGTAGACGACAACCCGGCCAACCTGAAACTGATCGGCGCGCTGCTGGAGGAACAGGTCGAGAATATCGTGCTGTGCGACAGCGGCGAAAAAGCGATTGATCTTGCGCAGCAGCAGTCGCTGGACATTATTCTGATGGATATTCAGATGCCGGAGATCGACGGCATTCGCGCCAGCGAGCTGATCCGCGAAATGCCGCAGCACGCCAACACGCCGATTATCGCCGTCACGGCGCACGCCATCGACGGCGAACGCGAGCACCTGATCAAAGCGGGCATGAACGACTATCTTGCCAAGCCGATCGATGAAGTGAAGCTAAGCCATCTGCTGGCGCGCTATTCGCCCTCGTTGCAACCGCAAGCGCAGGAGACGCCGCTGATTTCTCCGTCTCTCGACTGGCAGCTGGCGCTGCGTCAGGCCGCCAATAAGCCGGAGCTGGCGCGCGATCTGTTGCAGATGCTGCTCGATTTTCTGCCGGAGGTGCGGGAAAAAGTGGAGCAAAGTCTGGCGGACAACCGACAGTACGGGCTGCGCGAGATTATCCATAAGCTGCACGGCAGCGCCAGCTACAGCGGCGTGCCGCGCATGAAACAGCTGTGCCGCCAGATTGAACACAGCCTGCGCATCAGCGGCGATGTGGCGGCGCTGGAGCCGGAGCTGCTGGAACTGCTGGATGAGATGGATAATGTGGCGCAGGAGGCGCGCCACATTTTGAGTCAGTCCTGATTAAACGTCTGACCGACTTTTAAGGCGGCGGCGATATTGCGCGCCGTCATACGCACATTCTGTGCGGCATTATCCAGTGCCTCCTCCAGCGTGCAGATAGAGTAGATCACGCTAAACACCGCGTCGATACCGTGCTGATGCACCACGCCGACATCCGCCGTCAGGCTGCCGGCGATGCCGATCACCGGCTTGTTGTAGCGCTTCGCCACCTTCGCCACGCCAATCGGCACCTTGCCGTGAATGGTCTGGCTGTCGATACGGCCTTCGCCGGTAATCACCAGCGTCGCGTCCTTCACCAGGTCATCGAGGCCCAGCGCCTCGGTGACGATCTCAATGCCGCGCCGCAGCTCCGCCTGGCAGAAAGCGTGCAGCGCCGCGCCCATGCCGCCCGCCGCGCCGCCGCCGGGAATATGCAGCACGTCGATATCAAGATCGCGCTGAATCACCGCCGCATAGTGCGCGAGCGCGGCGTCCAGTTCGGCGACCAGTTCAGGCGTCGCGCCTTTCTGCGGGCCAAAAATCGCCGACGCGCCCTCTTCACCGGTCAGCGGATTGGTAACGTCACAGGCGACTTCAAAACGGCACTGTTGCAGGCGCGCGTCGAGCGCGCTGATATCGATACGCGCCAGCGTCGTCAGCGCGCTGCCGCCGTAACCGATCTGCTCGCCGTGTTGATTAAGCAGCCGTGCGCCCAGCGCCTGCACCATGCCAGCGCCGCCGTCATTGGTCGCGCTGCCGCCGATGCCGATAATAAAGTGCTGCACGCCGCGATCGAGCGCGTTGCGAATCAGCTCACCGGTGCCCCAGGAGGTGGTGACGCGCGGATCGCGCCGCGCGGCAGGCACCAGTTCCAGGCCGCTGGCCGCGGCCATCTCAATAAAGGCGCAGCTCTCATCGCCGGACAGACCATAAAAGGCTTCCACCGGTTCGCCAAGCGGCCCGGTGACGCGTAGCCTGACAATTTTGCCCTGCGTCGCCGCGACCATCGCCTCCACTGTTCCTTCGCCGCCATCCGCAACCGGCAGCTTGACGTATTGCGCGTCAGGAAAGATCGCACGAAAGCCGTTTTCAATCTCCGCTGCGACCTGCAGGGCGGATAAACTCTCTTTATACGAATCCGGTGCAATAACGATTTTCATAAATAGTCCGAGCGCTGTTGAGCTGGCCGCAGCCAGAAAACGAAGCCGGTCAGTCCGACCGGCGACATAACCGGTGCGGCTGGCTAGCGTGAAACTTCAACCTTCGCTAATTTTTCATAATAGCAGGCCAGCGCGCTGTGATCGGCTGTACCCATGCCATCCGCTTTCAGCGCCTGCATCATTTCCATGACGGCGGCGGTGAGCGGCAGCTGCGCGCCGATGCCGTGCGAGGTGTCCAGCGCGTTGCTGAGATCTTTGATATGCAGATCGATGCGGAAGCCCGGTTTAAAGTTACGATCCATCACCATCGGCGCTTTAGCGTCCAGCACCGTGCTGCCCGCGAGCCCGCCGCGAATCGCCTGATAAACCAGATCCGGGTTAACGCCCGCTTTGGTGGCGAGGGTTAACGCTTCGGACATCGCGGCGATATTCAGCGCCACGATTACCTGATTCGCCAGCTTAGTGACGTTGCCCGCGCCGATATCGCCGGTATGCACCACCGAACCCGCCATCGCCTTCATCAGATCGTAATGGGCGTCGAACACCGCTTTATCGCCGCCGACCATCACTGAAAGCGTGCCGTCGATCGCCTTCGGCTCGCCGCCGCTGACCGGCGCATCCAACATTTTGATGCCCTTCTCCGCCAGCGCCTGATGAATTTCCCGGCTCGCCAGCGGCGCGATAGAGCTCATATCAATCAGCACGGCGCCCGCTTTCGCGCCGTCGATAATGCCATTCTCGCCCAGCGCCACCTCTTTTACGTGCGGCGAGTTAGGCAGCATGGTGATGATCACGTCGCACTGCTCCGCCACCTCTTTCGGCGTTTTCGCCGCGGTAGCGCCCAGCTCCACCAGTTCCGCCTCGTTCTGCGGGTTGGAGTCGCGCACCACCAGCGTATAACCCGCTTTCAGCAGGTTTTTACTCATCGGTTTGCCCATGATGCCCAGGCCAATAAATCCTACTTTCATCGTTATTCTCCTGTTAATTTATTTTTTGAAACGATCGCACAGCGCCTGCGTCGCGCTGCGGAAAACGCCAAGATCGCTTCCCACCGCGACAAAGGTCGCGCCCCATTCCAGGTAGCGGCGCGCGTCCGCTTCTACCGGCGCCAGGATGCCGCTCGGTTTGCCGGCCGCTTTCGCGCGGGCGAAAATATGCTGAATCACCTTCAGCACTTCAGGATGGGCAGGCTGTCCCAGATAGCCGAGCGCGGCGGAAAGGTCGCCAGGGCCGACAAAGATGCCGTCTACGCCGTCAACCGCGATAATGCTGTCGAGGTTGTCCACGCCCTGCTGGCTTTCGATCTGCACCAGTACGCTGATGTTGCTGTTGATATCGAGGTTGTAGTCCGGCAGCGTGCCGTACATATTGCTGCGGTGCGACACCGACACGCCGCGAATGCCGGCGGGCGGATAGCGCGTCGAGGCGACCGCCAGGCGCGCTTCCTCTTCGCTTTCGACAAACGGGATCAGGAAGTTATAGAAGCCGATATCCAGCAGGCGCTTGATGATCACCGGCTCGTTGCAGGGCGGACGCACCACGGCGGCGCTTGGGCTGCCTTTCAGCGCCATCAGCTGCGGCACGAAAGTGGTGATATCGTTCGGCGCATGCTCGCCATCCAGCACCAGCCAGTCAAACCCGGCCAGCCCCAGAACTTCGGTAGTGATGGGGTTGGCCAGCGAACACCAGCTGCCAATCAGGGTTTCACCGCTCAGCAGGCGCTGACGAAAACGGTTGGGATAGCTCATTCTGTTTCCTCCTGGCCAGGCGCTGGCGACAACGGTTGGGACAGTTCATTCTGTTTCCTCCGGGTCAGGCGCTGACGAAAACGGTTGGGATAGCTCATTCTGTTTCCTCCTGGTCAGGCGCTTAGCGCACCAGGCAGGGCCGCTTATTATTGAAAGTCCAGTTGGGGATCAGATACTGCATCGCCTGCGCGTCGTCACGCGCGCCCAGTCCATGCTTCTGATAAAGTTCGTTCGCCTTCATCACCTGGTCCATATCCAGCTCCACGCCGAGGCCCGGCGTCTGCGGCACCTGCACCAGACCGCCCTTGATCTCCAGCGGCTGTTTAGTGAGGCGCTGATTGCCCTCCTGCCAGATCCAGTGGGTATCGATAGCGGTGATAGCGCCGGGCGCGGCGGCGGCGACGTGAGTAAACATCGCCAGCGAAATATCGAAGTGGTTATTGGAGTGGGAGCCCCAGGTCAGACCGAACTCATGGCACATCTGCGCGACGCGCACCGATCCCTGCATGGTCCAGAAGTGCGGATCGGCCAGCGGGATGTCCACCGACTGTAGCGAAAGGGTGTGGCCCATCTGGCGCCAGTCGGTGGCGATCATATTGGTGGCGGTCGGCAATCCGGTGGCGCGGCGGAATTCCGCCATCACCTCACGGCCGGAATAGCCCTGCTCCGCACCGCACGGATCTTCCGCATAGGCCAGCACGTTGCGCAGCTGTTTGCCCAGCCGGATCGACTCCTCCAGCGACCAGGCGCCGTTAGGATCGAGCGTGATGCGCGCCTCCGGGAAGCGTTTCGCCAGCGCGGTGACCGCTTCCGCCTCTTCGCTGCCCGCCAGCACGCCGCCCTTCAGTTTAAAATCGTTGAAGCCATACTTTTCATAAGCCGCTTCCGCCAGGCGCACCACGGTTTCCGGCGTCAGCGCCTCTTCATGGCGCAGGCGGTACCAGTCGCAGCGGGCGTCCGGCTCGCTCTGATAGGGCAACGAGGTTTTGCGGCGATCGCCGACGTAGAACAGGTAACCCAGCATTTCGACCTGATTGCGCTGCTGCCCTTCGCCCAACAGACTGGCGACATTCACGCCGAGGAACTGGCCGAGCAGGTCAAGCAGCGCCGCTTCGATGCCGGTAACCACATGGATAGTGGTGCGCAGGTCGAACGTCTGGGTGCCGCGACCGCCGGCGTCGCGGTCGGCAAACGTGGTGCGCACCTGGTTGAGCAGGTTTTTATACTCGCCCAGCGTATGACCGATAATCAGCGCCGCCGCCTCCTCCAGCGTCTGACGGATTTTTTCGCCGCCCGGAATTTCGCCGACGCCGGTATGTCCCGCGTTATCTTTGATAATCACAATATTGCGGGTGAAAAAAGGCGCGTGCGCGCCGCTCAGGTTGAGCAGCATGCTGTCGTAACCGGCGACCGGGATGACCTGCATCGCGGTAATTTTCGGCGTGGCGTTCTGTTGGCTCATGGTCAGATTCCTTATGCTTACCTGCGCCCGAACACCGGGCGCTTGCGATCGAATGTCCAGCCGGGGATCAGATACTGCATGGCGGTGGCGTCATTGCGTGCGCCGCCCGGCAAGGTTTTATAGAGTTCATGCGCCTGTTGCAGGCGCGCCCAGTCAAGCTCGATGCCGAGACCGGGCTTGTCCGGCACGGCGATCTTGCCCTGACGGATCTGCAACGGCTCCCTGGTGAGGCGCTGATCGCCCTCCTGCCAGATCCAGTGGGTGTCGATGGCGGTCGGTTTGCCCGGCGCGGCGGCGCCGACGTGGGTAAACATCGCCAGCGAAATATCGAAATGGTTATTAGAGTGGCAGCCCCAGGTGAGACCCCAGTCATCGCACAGCTGAGCGACGCGCACCGCGCCGCTCAGCGTCCAGAAGTGCGGATCGGCCAGCGGGATATCGACGGCGTTCAGCATTACTGCATGCTGCATCTCACGCCAGTTGGTGGCGATCATATTGGTCGCCACCGGCAGTCCGGTGGCGCGGCGAAACTCCGCCATCACCTCACGGCCGGAGTAGCCCTGCTCCGCGCCGCAGGGGTCTTCGGCGTAGGTCAACACATCCTGCATTCCTTTGCAGAGCGCGATCGCTTCGTCCAGCAGCCAGGCGCCGTTGGGATCGACGGTGATGCGCGCGTCGGGAAAACGCTTTTTCAACGCGCACGCGGTGTCGATCTCATCTTCGCCCGGCAGAACGCCGCCTTTCAGCTTGAAATCTTTAAAGCCGTAGCGATCCTGCGCCGCTTCCGCCAGCCGTACCACCGCGTCGCTGTCCAGCGCCTGCTGATGGCGCAGACGATACCAGTCATGGCTCGCCCCGTCGCCGCTGAGATAAGGCAGATCGGTTTTTTGACGATCGCCGATATAGAACAGGTAGCCTAAAACCGTCACCTCGTCGCGCTGCTGGCCGGGGCCGAGCAGCTCCGCCACCGGCACGCCGAGAAACTGGCCGAGCAGATCGAGCAACGCCGATTCCAGCGCCGCCACCGCGTTGATGCGCAGCTCAAAGGTCCAGGCGCCCTTGCCGAACGTATCGAAATCAGCGTGCTGATTGCCCTTATGCACCTGCTGCACCAGCCGGTTCATGCGCGCCACTTCATGCCCCACCACCTGCGGAATGGCGGCGGTCAGCGTCTGATAAATGGTTTCGCCGCCCGGCGCTTCGCCAAGGCCGGTATGGCCGGCGCTGTCGGTCAGCACCACGATATTGCGGGTGAAGAAGGCGCTGTGCGCGCCGCCGATATTCAGCAGCATGCTGTCGTAACCGGCGACCGGCACCACCTTCATATCGGTAATCACGGGCGTATAGGTGTTCATCACCGCTCCTTACGTTGTCTTTTTCAGTTCGATGCGTTTGATGTCGCCCACCAGCACCAGGTAGCTCAGCACCGCCACCAGCGCATGAATGCCGACATAGATCAGCGCGCCGTTGTAGGAGCCGGTCACCGCGATGATGTAGCCGATAGCGATTGGCGTAACGATGCCGGAGATATTGCCGAACATATTGAACAGACCGCCGCTAAGGCCACTGATCTCTTTCGGCGCCGTATCCGCCATCACCGCCCAGCCCAGCGCGCCGATGCCTTTGCCAAAGAACGCGGTCGCCATAAAGAACACCACCACCCATTCGGTTTCGACATAGTTACAGGTCACCATCGAGATGGAGAGCAACATCCCCAGTACGATAGGCGTCTTGCGGGCAATATTCAGCGAGCCGGTTTTACGCATCAGCCAGTCGGAGATGACGCCGCCCAGCACGCCGCCAAGGAAGCCGCAGATCGCCGGGATAGAGGCGATAAAGCCCGCTTTCAGAATCGACATGCCGCGCGCCTGCACCAGGTAAACCGGGAACCAGGTAATAAAGAAGTAGGTCAACGCATTGATACAGTACTGGCCGAGATAGATGCCGAGCATCATGCGCGAGGTGATCAGCTGACGAATCTGGCCCCACTTCTCGCGCCCGCTGACTTTCTCCTGCGCCTTTTTCGCATCCATATTGATCAGCGCGCCGCCCTGCTCCATATACTCCAGCTCGGCGCGGTTGACGCCCGGATGGTCGTTAGGATCGTGGATCACCTTCAGCCAGACGAAGCTGAGGATGATCCCCAGGCCGCCCATAAACCAGAAGACGTGCGCCCAGCCCACCTGCGCGGTCAGCCAGCCCATAATGGGCGCGAAGATCACGGTGGCGAAATATTGCGCCGAGTTGAATATCGCCACGGCGGTGCCGCGCTCCTGCGCCGGGAACCAGGCGGCGACGATACGGCTGTTGCCGGGGAAAGAAGGCGCCTCCGCCAGCCCCACCAGAAAACGCAGCATGAACAGCGCGACGATAACGGTAAAGCCTTCGAAGAGGTCGACGAAGCCCTGCAACAGGGTAAACAGCGACCAGATGAAGATGCTCCAGAAATAGACGCGCTTCGAGCCGAAACGGTCGAGCAGCCAGCCGCCGGGGATCTGGCCAATCACGTAAGCCCATGAGAAGGCGGAGAAGATATAGCCCATGCCGACCGGATCGAGCCCAATATCTTTCGCCATCGACGAGCCGGCGATCGAGAGGGTGGCGCGGTCGCCATAGTTAAACGAAGTGACGATAAACAGCATCACTACGATCCAGTATCGCGCGTTAGTTCTTTTTTCTACGGAACTTTCCGCCTGGCTGTATGAATTCATGATGCACTCCTGAAATATAGCGGTACGCTACTTTCCACTCTGACTGCATACACATCGCGTTGGGTATCAGAATGAGGTTGGGTTAAACATGGCGATTATTATTCATTAGCAAAAACATTTATTACGCAGCGCGGCTGCTTCACCTGTCGTCAAACTTGAGCAAAAAGTATATGGAGCGCATCGGCGCAATTCACTGGAAGAAAGCCCTATATTATGTGTCGCTAAGCGCTTAATTTATGGCGATTGCACAACCTGCTGCGGCATCGCTCACGGAATCGTTTTTTTCAGGCCGTCACGCAGCACACCGCGCCGCTCAGGGATCGGCTTTGTGAGCCTCTTCACTTGCACTTGTTCCAACGCCTGAAAATCGCCTGAATCAAAAGGATAAAATCGGACATCTGCATAATGCCGCCGCGATTGCCCCTCCTTATACTCTCTACAGCAAAAACAGAAGACGCGTTTCACCTGCGCCATCCCCTTTTCCACTCTTTTCCGTTTACTGGAAGCCGATGCAATGAAAACGATTCGTGAAGAGACACCGCGATATATTCGCGTACACGAAGCCGATAATGTCGCTATCGTGGTGAATGACAATGGCCTGACTGCGGGATCGGTTTTTCCCTGCGGGCTGCGGCTGATCGAGCATATTCCTCAGGGGCATAAAGTGGCGCTGGCGCCCATTGCGCGCGGCGAGGCGATCCGCCGCTACGGCGAGGTGATTGGCTATGCCCTGCGTGATATTCCTCAGGGCAGCTGGGTTGAGGAGTCGCTGGTGGCGCTGCCTGAGGCGCCGCCGCTGGAGAGCCTACCGCTGGCGACGCGCGTGCCGGAAACGCTGCCGCCGCTGGAAGGCTACACCTTTGAAGGCTACCGCAACGCCGACGGCAGCGTCGGCACGCGCAACCTGCTGGGTATCACCACCAGCGTTCATTGCGTGGCGGGCGTGGTGGATTACGTGGTCAACATTATCGAGCGCGAACTGCTGCCGCGTTACCCTAACGTCGACGGCGTGGTGGCGCTGAATCATCTCTACGGCTGCGGCGTGGCGATCAACGCGCCGGCGGCGGTGGTGCCGATCCGCACTATTCATAACCTGGCGCTGAACGCCAATTTCGGCGGCGAAGTGATGGTGGTTAGTCTCGGCTGTGAAAAACTCCAGCCGGAGCGGCTGCTGGCCGCCAACGGCGACGACGTGCAGGCGATCGCCATCGGCGATGAGGATATTGTGCGTTTGCAGGATGAGCGTCATGTCGGCTTTGAGGCGATGGTGCAGGAAATTCTGCGCGTGGCGGACCGCCATTTGCAGCGCCTTAACCAGCGTCAGCGGGAAACCTGCCCCGCCTCCGACCTGATTGTCGGCATGCAGTGCGGCGGCAGTGACGCCTTTTCCGGCGTTACGGCTAACCCGGCGGTCGGCTTCGCCTCCGATCTGCTGGTGCGCTGCGGCGCGACGGTGATGTTTTCCGAAGTGACCGAGGTGCGCGACGCGATTCACCTGCTGACGCCGCGCGTGGTGGACGAAGCGACGGGAAAACGTCTGCTGGAGGAGATGGCCTGGTATGACGACTACCTGAGCCAGGGCCAGACTGACCGCAGCGCTAACCCTTCGCCGGGCAATAAAAAAGGCGGGCTGGCGAACGTAGTGGAAAAAGCGCTCGGCTCCATCGCCAAGTCAGGGCGCAGCGCCATCGTCGAGGTGCTCTCGCCCGGACAGCGCCCTACCAGGCGCGGGTTAATCTATGCGGCGACGCCCGCCAGCGATTTCGTCTGCGGCACACAGCAGATGGCGTCCGGCATCACCTTACAGGTCTTTACCACCGGACGCGGCACGCCTTATGGCCTGGCGGCGATTCCGGTGATCAAAATGGCGACGCGCACCGCGCTGGCGACACGCTGGCACGATCTAATGGATATCAATGCGGGAACCATTGCGACGGGAGAAGAGACCATTGAGCAGGTGGGCTGGCGGCTGTTTGAACTGATTCTGGATATCGCCAGCGGCCGCCAGCAAACCTGGTCTGACCGCTGGGGCATTCGCAACGCGCTGGCGGTCTTTAATCCGGCGCCGGTCACCTGACGCCGGACTTTACTGCGTTACCGTGGCGCTACAGCAGTTTGCCCCAGTTTTCCACCCAGGGTGTGCTGACGCTTTCCGGCTCCGGTGATTCCATAGCGTCTACCAGCAACACCTCGCCGACGCGCGTTGCGCCCTGCTCCTGCAACTGCGCGTCGAACGTTTTTCCGGCGCCGCAGAAGTTTTCATAGCTACTGTCGCCCAGCGCAATAACGCCGTAGCGCAGCTGAGGCTGATGGCCCAGCTTATCTTTAACGTCGTGATACAGCCCGGCGATGCTGTCTGGAAAGTCGCCGTGACCGGTGGTCGAGGTGACGACCAGCGCCACTTTATCGCTGTACTGCTGCCAGTCGCTGAGGCGCGGATCTTCAAAAATCTTTACCTCATGCCCCTGCGCCTGCAGAACAGGCTCAGCCTCTTCCGCCACCAGCAATGCGTTGCCGTAAACCGTGCCGACGAAAATACCAATCTGCGCCATAAACTTCTCCCTTATTGTGGTGCCTTATCCTGACCTGGCTGCGGGTCAAACTCAACCCTGGGAAGATCGGGGAGAAGGTGCTGCCAGCCAAACTGCTGCATCATGCGCTGCCAGTACCGATCGAGCCCGGCGCGAATCAACAGCGGCTCGCCCGTGACCGGATGGTTCAGCGCCAGGCTGCTGGCGTGCAGCATTAAACGTTCGCAGCCGAAATGCTGCGCCGCGCCGCGGTTTTGCCGCAGATCGCCATGCGTGGTGTCGCCGATGATCGGATGGCGCAGATGGGCGAGATGACGACGCAGCTGATGCTTGCGTCCGGTTGCCGGTTGCAGTTCGATCAGGCTGTAGCGCGCAGTAGGGTAGCGGCCGATGGCGACCGGCTGCTCGGTGATCGCCAGCCCCTGCCAGTCGGTCACAGCAGGCTGCGGCCCTTTATCCGGCGAGGCGTATTTATCGGCGATCTTATCCAGCTCCTCGGTCAGCGGATAGTCAAGGCGGTCCGCGCCCTCCAGCCAGCCGCGCACAACGGCGTGGTAGGTTTTGCTCATCTGATGCAGTTCAAACTGCTGCGACAGCAGGCGTCCCACCTCGCTGGAAAGCCCCATCAGCAATACGCCGGAAGTGGGCCTGTCAAGGCGATGCGCGGTAAAAACGTGTTGTCCGATCTGGTCGCGCACCGTCTGCATCACCACCACTTTTTCTTTGCGATCCAGCCAGCTGCGATGCACCAGCCAGCCAGCCGGTTTGTTGACCGCCACCAGCCATTGATCCTGATAGATAATTTCCAGCATCAGCGGCCTGCAGCGACAAACAGCGCATCAAGCGCGTTAAGGTGGGTCAGCAGCGCGCTGCGTCCTGGCGTATCCGCCTCAAGCGCCACTTCATAGTAGGGGGCGATAGCGAAATTTTGCGGAAGCTGAGCGCCCACATCCAGCAACGCGTGCATACGCGGAATCAGCACCCACTGTAGCCACTCCAGCGGCTGCATCGTATCGAGGAAAAAAGGCTGCGTACTGTCGAATGCCGCCGTATCGGGCGCTTCGCTGCGCCACAGCGCATGCTTTTTAAGCAAGGCTTCAACCGCCAGCAACCCCTGGCGAACCTGGTGTTCTCGGTGCATGGGCATCCTCACAACGGGTGAAATTTTAAGGGCGGCAAGCATAGCATTCGCGGAGGCGGGGGAAAACGCGCGGCATAAAAAAAGGGGGCACTGTTATACAGTGCCCCCGGTTCGTTTGCAGCTATCCGGCTACTTCAACGCTCCCTGCTCGTCCTTGAAAACTTTTCCCTGCTGTCTTCCTGACATTCTCGCCTTCCTGACGATTTTCCTTTAGCGTCCTGGCCCGCCAGTCATCCTGTCTGGCTCTCATTCTCCTTCCTGGAGGTGTCCCTTTATTCCATCCTGGAACTTTTTGCTTCATCCTGAAGCAATCCTGTTTGCGCCTCTTCCTGTGCGCGAAACATCATCCTGATGAACGTCTTCCTGACGTTATCCATTCCCCGGCTTCCCTTTCCGATATTGAGCAGTTTGCCTGACTCAGCGAAGGAAACAAGCTACCTTTTCCTTTAACTGTTAAGCCTGGCGTAAATCTTAAAACCCTTTCATCACTAAGTTTATGATTTACATTATCTTCACAAAAAAGACTTCTTTTTTTCTGCGTATTATCCTGGCGATCTCTCACAGACAATGTGAGATATATCTTACATCGCAGCGGGACAATCTCTTAAGCGTTAACTAACCGGTTGTAAAATATTAAGAAATGTCTGTATATCGGGCGCGAGCACCTTGCGTTGCGGCGTACCCAGCTTTTCCAGCACCACTTCGCCACTCAGATTGCACAGCGAAACCACATCCAGATCAGAATCGGTCGTTGCGATAAACAGGGTCGGAGTTTGTTTTAAACGCCTTTTCATTACCAGGTGCCCGATCAGGTTTTCCTGTACGCGCACAAAGTCATCTTCGCTCCATACCTGCAGCAGCGTAATGGATTGTCTATCGAACATGGCCTGCATATCGCCTGCATATTGCGTAGTATAATAACCCACCGCCGCGGGCTGCAGCTGAAGATCCAGCGCCCTTTCCACCGCCGCCAGATGGGGCTCTGCGTCGAAGGGCCGCGGCTGCCATAATACGACATCGTTGCGGCTTTCCACTACGCAGGGCGACGGGATGCCGTAGAGATCGGCGCTGGCGGGCAGATGTCCATGCTGGTGCTGCCATTGCTCACAGTAACGCTGCGTGAAGCCCCTTAACGCGGTGGCGATATGATCATTCATTTTTATTTACTCCAGGCTGCCTGAGTTACACTACAGCCTTTATTTATTGTTTCTTTATCACAGAAAAGACGTTGCTCGCCTTTCCGGGCGGGTCTGAGGTTATGTTATGTCTTCTTATGAACATCATCAGGCGCTTGCCGGCCTGACGCTGGGCAAGCCCACCGCCTACCAGGATCG includes:
- a CDS encoding glycerate kinase; translation: MKIVIAPDSYKESLSALQVAAEIENGFRAIFPDAQYVKLPVADGGEGTVEAMVAATQGKIVRLRVTGPLGEPVEAFYGLSGDESCAFIEMAAASGLELVPAARRDPRVTTSWGTGELIRNALDRGVQHFIIGIGGSATNDGGAGMVQALGARLLNQHGEQIGYGGSALTTLARIDISALDARLQQCRFEVACDVTNPLTGEEGASAIFGPQKGATPELVAELDAALAHYAAVIQRDLDIDVLHIPGGGAAGGMGAALHAFCQAELRRGIEIVTEALGLDDLVKDATLVITGEGRIDSQTIHGKVPIGVAKVAKRYNKPVIGIAGSLTADVGVVHQHGIDAVFSVIYSICTLEEALDNAAQNVRMTARNIAAALKVGQTFNQD
- the garL gene encoding 2-dehydro-3-deoxyglucarate aldolase — its product is MSYPNRFRQRLLSGETLIGSWCSLANPITTEVLGLAGFDWLVLDGEHAPNDITTFVPQLMALKGSPSAAVVRPPCNEPVIIKRLLDIGFYNFLIPFVESEEEARLAVASTRYPPAGIRGVSVSHRSNMYGTLPDYNLDINSNISVLVQIESQQGVDNLDSIIAVDGVDGIFVGPGDLSAALGYLGQPAHPEVLKVIQHIFARAKAAGKPSGILAPVEADARRYLEWGATFVAVGSDLGVFRSATQALCDRFKK
- the barA gene encoding two-component sensor histidine kinase BarA, with the translated sequence MTKYSLRARMMILILAPTLMIGLLLSTFFVVHRYNELQRQLVDAGANIIEPLAVSSEYGMTFHSRESVRQLVSLLHRRHSDIVRAITVFDDKNQIFVTSNYHLNQDLLRLPDGAKAPSLTVIERRGNVMVLRTPVVSESYYPDESPGRDAKPTGNPLGYVAIELDLQSVRLQQYKEVFVATLLLLFCLCIAMMFAYRLMRDVTGPIRNMVSTVDRIRRGQLDSRVEGYMLGELDMLKNGINSMAMSLTAYHEEMQQNIDQATSDLRETLEQMEIQNVELDLAKRRAQEAARIKSEFLANMSHELRTPLNGVIGFTRQTLKTPLTSTQRDYLHTIERSANNLLSIINDVLDFSKLEAGKLVLESIPFPLRATLDETLVLLAPSAHDKGLELTINVQGEVPDNVIGDPLRLQQILTNLIGNAVKFTERGNIDIRVEKRSLSNSSVELEVQVHDTGIGIAEKQQSQLFQAFRQADASISRRHGGTGLGLVITQKLVNEMGGEIAFHSRLNQGSTFWFHVSLALNPNAASDPRALDGLRGKRLAYIEANPAAAQATLDMLGSTPLQVSYSLTLEGLTYARYDMLLVGIPISQRTDNVLSQAYINSLKARADCVIVALPSQMQLQAELLKTRGIDACLSKPVTRTRLLPIMLDLHARKLYDLPVRARLPLSVMAVDDNPANLKLIGALLEEQVENIVLCDSGEKAIDLAQQQSLDIILMDIQMPEIDGIRASELIREMPQHANTPIIAVTAHAIDGEREHLIKAGMNDYLAKPIDEVKLSHLLARYSPSLQPQAQETPLISPSLDWQLALRQAANKPELARDLLQMLLDFLPEVREKVEQSLADNRQYGLREIIHKLHGSASYSGVPRMKQLCRQIEHSLRISGDVAALEPELLELLDEMDNVAQEARHILSQS
- the garR gene encoding 2-hydroxy-3-oxopropionate reductase; translated protein: MTMKVGFIGLGIMGKPMSKNLLKAGYTLVVRDSNPQNEAELVELGATAAKTPKEVAEQCDVIITMLPNSPHVKEVALGENGIIDGAKAGAVLIDMSSIAPLASREIHQALAEKGIKMLDAPVSGGEPKAIDGTLSVMVGGDKAVFDAHYDLMKAMAGSVVHTGDIGAGNVTKLANQVIVALNIAAMSEALTLATKAGVNPDLVYQAIRGGLAGSTVLDAKAPMVMDRNFKPGFRIDLHIKDLSNALDTSHGIGAQLPLTAAVMEMMQALKADGMGTADHSALACYYEKLAKVEVSR